One Luoshenia tenuis DNA window includes the following coding sequences:
- a CDS encoding ABC transporter permease subunit, with product MKSKSKAMSGVKLLLIVFFAVAVLFPLIRMFFSMAGTDIGAILTSDNFNTALLNSLSVTLTSTVISVGLATALAWCIARTGVRLKGVWSFLFVLPMLIPSISHGMGLIVLFGANGVLTNLLGLGGSIYGFWGVVVGSVMYSFPVAFLMVADIFRYEDSTPYEAANVLGISKVRQFTAITLPYLRRPMISVIFAVFTLIITDYGVPLMVGGQFTTLPVMMYQDVIGLLDFGKGSVIGLVLLVPAFIAFVLDLINQDKGNSGFVVRPFTIAKNRLRDGVAYLLCAVVSVCVVLPIVSFALLTFVKKYPIDMSVTMNNIARAMDMNAGQFLINSILIAIGVSVVGVVVAYATSYLTARTHSPQSRVLHLMSVITLAIPGLVLGLSYVLFFKGTMIYGTLAILILVNLMHFFASPYLMMYNTFGKLNGNLEAVGQTLGISRMRIILNVLVPQSKSTIAEMFSYFFVNSMMTISAVSFLSVQATQPVSLMITMFEAQMMLECAAFVSILILTINVLLKGGIALYKRKISKEVVA from the coding sequence ATGAAAAGTAAAAGCAAGGCGATGTCCGGCGTTAAGCTGCTGCTGATCGTCTTTTTTGCGGTGGCTGTGCTCTTTCCGCTGATCCGCATGTTCTTTTCCATGGCGGGCACGGATATCGGCGCGATTCTGACATCGGACAATTTTAATACGGCGCTGCTCAATTCCCTGAGCGTAACGCTGACCTCCACGGTGATCTCGGTGGGGCTGGCCACAGCGCTGGCCTGGTGCATTGCCCGTACCGGGGTGCGCCTCAAGGGCGTATGGAGCTTTTTGTTCGTGCTGCCGATGCTCATCCCCTCCATCTCGCACGGAATGGGGCTGATCGTGCTGTTCGGCGCCAACGGGGTGCTGACCAACCTGCTGGGCCTGGGCGGATCGATCTATGGGTTCTGGGGCGTGGTCGTAGGGTCGGTCATGTATTCCTTCCCGGTGGCGTTTTTGATGGTGGCGGATATCTTCCGCTATGAGGACAGCACGCCCTACGAGGCAGCCAATGTATTGGGCATCTCTAAAGTGCGCCAGTTTACGGCCATTACCCTGCCGTATCTGCGTCGGCCCATGATCTCGGTGATCTTTGCGGTCTTCACGCTGATCATTACCGACTATGGCGTGCCGCTGATGGTGGGCGGCCAGTTTACTACCTTACCGGTGATGATGTATCAGGACGTGATCGGCCTGCTAGACTTTGGCAAGGGCAGCGTGATCGGCCTGGTATTGCTGGTGCCGGCTTTCATCGCCTTTGTGCTGGACCTGATCAATCAAGATAAGGGGAACAGCGGTTTTGTGGTACGGCCCTTTACCATTGCCAAAAACCGGCTGCGCGATGGCGTGGCTTACCTGCTTTGCGCGGTGGTATCGGTTTGCGTGGTGCTGCCCATCGTATCGTTTGCGCTGCTCACCTTTGTGAAGAAGTATCCCATCGATATGTCGGTGACAATGAATAACATCGCCCGGGCCATGGATATGAACGCGGGCCAGTTTTTGATCAACTCGATCCTGATCGCCATCGGCGTATCGGTCGTCGGCGTTGTAGTGGCCTATGCCACAAGCTATCTTACAGCGCGCACCCACTCTCCCCAGAGCCGGGTGCTGCACCTGATGAGCGTGATCACCCTGGCCATTCCGGGCCTGGTGCTGGGCCTTTCCTATGTGTTGTTCTTTAAGGGAACGATGATCTATGGTACGCTGGCCATTTTGATCCTGGTCAACCTGATGCACTTTTTCGCCTCGCCGTACCTGATGATGTACAATACCTTCGGCAAGCTCAACGGCAACCTGGAGGCGGTGGGGCAGACCCTGGGGATCAGCCGGATGCGCATCATTCTCAACGTATTGGTGCCCCAGTCCAAATCCACCATAGCGGAGATGTTCTCCTATTTCTTTGTCAACTCCATGATGACCATTTCGGCGGTATCCTTCCTCTCGGTACAGGCTACTCAGCCGGTATCGCTGATGATCACCATGTTTGAGGCACAGATGATGCTGGAGTGCGCCGCGTTTGTTTCGATTTTGATCCTGACGATCAACGTGCTGCTCAAGGGCGGTATCGCCCTTTATAAGCGTAAAATCAGTAAAGAGGTTGTGGCATAA